A section of the Elizabethkingia anophelis R26 genome encodes:
- a CDS encoding prolipoprotein diacylglyceryl transferase — protein MIDFPATLHLFGKDILLHPVLESLGIFLGMRYYFFLKRKSPEKLPLTISLAIIAGATAGALLGSKIIGNLENPYTLFSTDFSIKRFWSNNTIVGGLAFGLIGVELAKKIVGHKESTGDLITFPLMLAIIIGRIGCFFTGIYEETYGLPTDSIFGMHLGDQYLRHPVALYEIAFLVLLWGILKVIQKKHFPSGFVFQIFMLSYFTFRFFLDFLKPRIEIVGNLGAIQLTCLLVIIYYIYKVNITLKSKYLAPNNLI, from the coding sequence ATGATTGATTTTCCGGCAACACTACATCTTTTTGGTAAAGATATACTCTTGCATCCAGTATTAGAATCGTTAGGGATTTTTCTGGGGATGCGCTATTATTTCTTTCTGAAGAGAAAATCTCCGGAAAAACTTCCTCTTACAATCTCTCTGGCCATTATTGCCGGAGCAACTGCTGGCGCCCTTTTAGGGTCAAAAATCATTGGAAATCTGGAAAATCCATATACATTATTTTCAACAGATTTTTCAATTAAAAGATTTTGGTCCAATAATACGATTGTTGGAGGTTTGGCATTTGGGTTAATAGGAGTAGAACTTGCTAAAAAAATAGTTGGACATAAAGAAAGCACAGGAGATTTGATTACATTTCCTTTGATGTTGGCAATAATTATTGGCAGAATCGGCTGTTTTTTTACCGGAATTTATGAAGAAACCTATGGACTGCCTACAGATTCAATCTTCGGAATGCATTTGGGAGATCAGTATCTGCGTCATCCGGTGGCATTGTATGAGATTGCTTTTCTTGTATTGCTTTGGGGGATTCTAAAAGTTATTCAGAAGAAACATTTTCCTTCAGGATTTGTTTTTCAGATATTTATGTTGTCCTATTTTACGTTTCGTTTTTTTCTTGACTTTCTAAAGCCGAGAATCGAAATTGTTGGAAATTTAGGGGCTATTCAACTCACTTGTTTGTTAGTGATTATTTATTACATTTATAAAGTTAATATCACTTTGAAATCTAAATATTTAGCACCAAATAATTTAATATGA